The following are encoded together in the Bradyrhizobium genosp. L genome:
- a CDS encoding EAL domain-containing protein, whose translation MIRISTIFIAICMVLVAASLGFVLYSVAGISGSESAIVALTALTFLILYNAVSMRLRDRNDVGNQIADLSRGTADLARQVAEFGRRLAAVEGRVASANSTSGDRLQAMTAEIGELGGLVRQLAASVAHHEDMLATGPVVQTAPSLRDDLLQPVATAPAAAAAPPPPPAPALPRSQSQLLAAIRNAIEDNRLDIYLQPMVTLPQRKVRYYEAVTRLRDDRDQILAADDFIAVAEAGGLIGRIDHMVMLRCVQVLRRLMVRSKDVGMFCNVSAATLANPAQFAQCLDFLEANRALAPSFVLEFKQATFRNLGAVESENLAALAQRGYRFSIDHVTDLRLEPRELADRGVRFIKVPAALLLDARHGATTDIHPSDFSDLLGRFGIDLVAERIEGERSVVDLLDYDVRFGQGFLFAPPRPLRPEGASATAEAPQTRPQDLNGAGTSAPAPNPAAPPRATGNAALARRAVGPN comes from the coding sequence ATGATTCGCATTTCGACGATCTTCATCGCCATCTGCATGGTGCTGGTCGCAGCCTCGCTCGGCTTCGTCCTGTATTCGGTGGCGGGCATCAGCGGATCGGAATCGGCGATCGTGGCGCTCACCGCCCTCACCTTCCTGATCCTCTACAACGCGGTCTCGATGCGGCTGCGCGACCGCAATGATGTCGGCAACCAGATCGCCGATCTCTCGCGCGGGACCGCCGACCTCGCCCGCCAGGTCGCCGAATTCGGCCGCCGGCTTGCCGCAGTCGAAGGCCGCGTCGCCTCGGCCAACTCCACCAGCGGCGACCGGCTCCAGGCGATGACCGCCGAGATCGGCGAACTCGGTGGACTGGTGAGGCAGCTCGCGGCCTCCGTCGCCCATCATGAAGACATGCTGGCGACCGGTCCGGTGGTCCAGACGGCGCCGTCGCTGCGGGACGATTTGCTGCAGCCGGTCGCAACGGCCCCGGCCGCGGCTGCCGCACCCCCGCCACCACCGGCCCCGGCATTGCCGCGCAGCCAGAGCCAGCTGCTCGCCGCGATCCGGAACGCGATCGAGGACAACCGGCTCGATATCTACCTGCAGCCGATGGTGACGCTGCCGCAGCGCAAGGTGCGCTACTACGAGGCGGTGACGCGGCTGCGCGACGACCGCGACCAGATCCTCGCTGCCGACGATTTCATCGCCGTCGCCGAAGCCGGCGGCCTGATCGGCCGCATCGACCACATGGTGATGCTCCGCTGCGTCCAGGTGCTGCGCCGCCTGATGGTGCGCAGCAAGGATGTCGGCATGTTCTGCAACGTCTCGGCGGCGACACTCGCCAATCCGGCGCAGTTCGCCCAGTGCCTCGATTTCCTCGAGGCCAACCGCGCGCTGGCGCCGTCCTTCGTGCTCGAGTTCAAGCAGGCCACGTTCCGCAATCTCGGGGCGGTCGAGAGCGAGAACCTCGCCGCGCTGGCGCAGCGCGGCTACCGCTTCTCGATCGATCACGTCACCGACCTCCGCCTCGAGCCGCGCGAGCTCGCCGACCGCGGCGTCCGCTTCATCAAGGTGCCGGCCGCGCTGCTGCTCGACGCCAGGCATGGCGCGACGACGGACATTCATCCCTCCGATTTCTCCGACCTGCTCGGCCGCTTCGGCATCGATTTGGTCGCCGAACGGATCGAGGGCGAGCGTTCCGTGGTCGACCTGCTCGACTACGATGTCCGGTTCGGCCAGGGGTTCCTGTTCGCGCCGCCGCGGCCGTTGCGGCCCGAGGGGGCATCTGCTACCGCCGAGGCTCCGCAGACCAGGCCACAGGATCTCAATGGCGCCGGCACTTCAGCACCTGCCCCCAATCCCGCCGCACCGCCGCGCGCGACCGGCAATGCCGCGCTGGCGCGCCGCGCCGTCGGCCCGAACTGA
- the prmB gene encoding 50S ribosomal protein L3 N(5)-glutamine methyltransferase, with protein MAKRSKVPAKRGPAVPRAPRVGAGELVSLFDFLRYAVSRFNAAGLVFAHGTTDPVAEAAFLISETLHLHPDQFESFAAARVTAAEGKAILDLIERRITTRKPAAYLVNKVYMRGLPFYVDERTIVPRSFIGELLDSHFGGDQDGSSLIGDANEVEHVLDLCTGSGCLAILAARHFPNAAVDAVDISKDALEVAARNVADHGLEDRLTLHRGDLFKPLGNVSYDLIITNPPYVDADGMASLPRECRAEPKLAFDGGADGLDVVRRIVDEAKAHLTPDGGLLCEIGRGRDNLEEAYPNLPLLWLDTEDSEGEVFWIAAADL; from the coding sequence ATGGCCAAACGCAGCAAAGTGCCTGCGAAGCGCGGTCCTGCCGTGCCGAGGGCGCCGAGAGTAGGTGCCGGCGAGCTCGTCAGTTTGTTCGATTTCCTGCGCTATGCCGTCAGCCGCTTCAACGCGGCCGGGCTCGTGTTCGCGCACGGCACCACCGATCCGGTGGCGGAGGCCGCCTTCCTGATCTCCGAGACGCTGCATCTGCATCCCGACCAGTTCGAGAGCTTTGCCGCCGCGCGCGTCACCGCGGCCGAAGGCAAAGCGATCCTCGACCTGATCGAGCGCCGCATCACGACGCGGAAGCCGGCCGCCTATCTCGTCAACAAGGTCTACATGCGCGGCCTGCCGTTCTATGTCGACGAGCGCACCATCGTGCCGCGCTCCTTCATCGGCGAACTGCTGGATTCGCATTTCGGCGGCGACCAGGACGGCAGTTCGCTGATCGGGGACGCCAACGAGGTTGAACACGTGCTCGACCTCTGCACCGGCTCCGGCTGCCTTGCGATCCTCGCCGCCCGTCATTTTCCCAATGCCGCGGTCGATGCGGTGGACATTTCAAAGGATGCACTTGAGGTCGCCGCCCGCAATGTCGCCGACCATGGCCTTGAGGATCGCCTGACGCTCCATCGCGGCGACCTGTTCAAGCCGCTCGGCAACGTCAGCTACGACCTCATCATCACCAACCCGCCCTATGTCGATGCCGACGGCATGGCATCGCTGCCGCGCGAGTGCCGGGCCGAGCCGAAACTCGCCTTCGACGGCGGCGCCGACGGGCTCGACGTCGTCAGACGCATCGTCGATGAGGCGAAAGCCCACCTCACCCCCGACGGCGGCCTGCTCTGCGAGATCGGCCGCGGCCGCGACAATCTCGAGGAAGCCTATCCGAACCTGCCGCTGCTCTGGCTCGACACCGAGGACTCCGAGGGCGAGGTATTCTGGATCGCCGCCGCCGACCTCTGA
- a CDS encoding molybdenum cofactor biosynthesis protein MoaE encodes MTVAATIRIQQADFDVAREIAALSEGRTDVGAVVSFSGICRGSEQGAPIAALTLEHYPGMAEAEIQRHADEALARWPLQGLTVIHRVGRIPPGANIVLVVTASAHRQAAFEAAEFLMDYLKTNAPFWKREESARGTSWIEARDHDDAAAARWTKS; translated from the coding sequence ATGACCGTCGCTGCGACCATCCGAATCCAGCAAGCCGACTTCGACGTCGCGCGGGAGATCGCCGCGCTGAGCGAGGGCCGCACCGATGTCGGCGCCGTCGTCAGCTTCAGCGGCATCTGCCGCGGCAGCGAACAGGGCGCGCCGATTGCGGCGTTGACGCTCGAGCACTATCCCGGCATGGCGGAAGCCGAAATCCAGCGCCACGCCGACGAGGCGCTCGCGCGCTGGCCGTTGCAGGGCCTCACCGTCATTCATCGCGTCGGCCGCATCCCGCCTGGCGCGAACATCGTGCTCGTCGTGACCGCCTCGGCGCACCGCCAGGCCGCGTTCGAGGCTGCCGAATTCCTGATGGACTATCTCAAGACCAACGCGCCGTTCTGGAAGCGCGAGGAAAGCGCGCGCGGCACGAGCTGGATCGAGGCCCGCGACCATGACGACGCGGCCGCCGCGCGCTGGACCAAATCCTGA
- the moaD gene encoding molybdopterin converting factor subunit 1: MKVKYFAWVRERIGKAEETIEPPADVRTIGELIGWLSARGETYAYAFERPTVIRAAIDHAHVKADAAISGAREIAFFPPMTGG; encoded by the coding sequence ATGAAAGTGAAGTATTTCGCCTGGGTCCGCGAACGCATCGGCAAGGCTGAAGAGACCATCGAGCCGCCCGCCGATGTGCGCACCATCGGCGAGTTGATCGGCTGGCTGTCCGCGCGCGGCGAGACTTACGCCTATGCCTTCGAGAGGCCGACGGTGATCCGCGCCGCGATCGACCACGCCCATGTCAAGGCGGACGCTGCGATCTCCGGCGCGCGCGAGATCGCGTTCTTCCCGCCGATGACCGGCGGCTAG
- the pgsA gene encoding CDP-diacylglycerol--glycerol-3-phosphate 3-phosphatidyltransferase produces the protein MNIATTRGQPKTLSLPNILTYARIAAIPVVIGCVYWQSILDGPLWLRWVALAVFIAAGVTDYLDGYYARIWDQQSAFGRMLDPIADKLLVASSLLMLAADNSIHGWTLWAAIVILCREILVSGLREYLAGLRVSVPVTKLAKWKTTIQLIAIGFLIAGEAGEQIFPPTTLIGIVLLWMSAIFTIYTGWDYFRAGIHHLIKEDEG, from the coding sequence ATGAACATCGCCACGACCCGGGGACAGCCCAAGACCTTGTCCCTTCCGAATATCCTGACCTACGCCCGGATCGCCGCGATCCCGGTGGTGATTGGTTGCGTCTACTGGCAGTCGATCCTGGACGGCCCGTTGTGGCTGCGCTGGGTGGCGCTGGCCGTGTTCATCGCCGCAGGGGTCACCGATTATCTCGACGGCTATTACGCCCGGATCTGGGACCAGCAATCGGCGTTCGGCCGCATGCTCGATCCGATCGCCGACAAGCTCCTGGTCGCCTCCTCGCTGCTGATGCTGGCCGCCGACAATTCGATCCATGGCTGGACGCTGTGGGCGGCGATCGTGATCCTGTGCCGCGAGATCCTGGTCTCGGGCCTGCGCGAATATCTCGCAGGCTTGCGGGTCAGCGTGCCCGTCACCAAGCTTGCGAAATGGAAGACGACGATCCAGCTCATCGCGATCGGCTTTTTGATCGCGGGCGAGGCCGGCGAGCAGATCTTTCCGCCGACCACGCTGATCGGCATCGTACTGCTGTGGATGTCGGCGATCTTCACGATCTACACCGGCTGGGACTATTTCCGCGCCGGCATCCACCACCTCATCAAGGAGGATGAGGGATGA